In Hoeflea ulvae, one genomic interval encodes:
- a CDS encoding FAD-binding oxidoreductase, which yields MSEARKIAETAIADVVNDLRGIVGAAHVFTGASDMSAYLTDWTKHYFGMAIAVVRPADVQQVSAIVKLCGAAGIAIVPQGGNTGLAGGGVPSAARPSIVLSLSRMTTIRELHEAGRTVVAEAGVVLEILKDHASAHGLLFPLSFGAKGSCTIGGNLATNAGGSNVVRYGNTGELCLGIEAVLPDGSIFNGLTGLRKDNTGYDLKDLLIGAEGTLGIITAAVFKLSPQPLTQVTAFLSMASVDAALHALNLIQDRTGQSVEAFEYLPQPVLSAIGKAFPALKSPLQGPVETGVLLEVGSSRVSDARTDEAGANHLTSELLILFEELMESGDMIDAVVAQSEQQRADLWHMRESVLESIMAYGPSYHFDISLPLARISGFLEAMDASAAALGFETLTIGHLGDGNLHYALVSQDQDTWNALPLEEAKARAFDLLKQLNGSFSAEHGIGQSKLDVMRALKEPAQLDAMRAIKRALDPQDIMNPGRLIPTAE from the coding sequence GTGAGCGAGGCCAGAAAGATCGCGGAGACAGCCATTGCTGATGTCGTGAATGATCTTCGCGGCATCGTTGGCGCCGCTCATGTTTTCACCGGTGCCAGCGACATGTCCGCCTATCTGACTGACTGGACGAAGCACTATTTCGGTATGGCAATCGCCGTTGTACGGCCTGCCGATGTGCAGCAGGTCTCGGCAATCGTGAAACTGTGCGGCGCGGCCGGCATCGCCATTGTTCCGCAAGGCGGCAACACCGGCCTGGCCGGAGGCGGGGTGCCGTCCGCGGCCCGTCCTTCCATCGTCCTGTCGCTTTCCCGCATGACAACCATCCGCGAACTCCATGAAGCAGGCCGTACTGTCGTGGCTGAGGCCGGTGTGGTGCTCGAAATTCTGAAGGACCATGCGTCCGCCCACGGGCTTCTGTTTCCCCTGAGCTTCGGCGCAAAGGGCAGTTGCACCATTGGCGGCAATCTTGCGACAAATGCCGGCGGATCCAACGTCGTGCGCTACGGCAATACCGGGGAACTCTGCCTCGGCATCGAGGCGGTGTTGCCGGACGGGTCGATCTTCAACGGGCTGACCGGCCTGCGCAAGGACAACACCGGCTATGATCTGAAGGATTTGCTGATAGGTGCAGAGGGTACCCTCGGCATCATCACCGCAGCCGTGTTCAAGCTCTCTCCCCAGCCGCTGACCCAAGTGACGGCCTTTCTCTCGATGGCCTCCGTCGATGCCGCCCTTCATGCCCTCAACCTGATCCAGGACCGGACCGGCCAGTCCGTCGAGGCCTTCGAATATCTGCCGCAACCGGTCTTGAGTGCGATCGGAAAGGCTTTTCCGGCCCTGAAATCGCCGCTGCAAGGCCCGGTGGAAACCGGGGTGCTCCTGGAGGTCGGATCAAGCCGTGTGTCGGACGCGCGAACTGACGAGGCCGGGGCCAACCATCTGACCTCGGAGCTTCTCATCCTGTTTGAAGAACTGATGGAGTCCGGCGACATGATCGATGCCGTGGTCGCCCAGTCGGAACAGCAGCGCGCCGATCTGTGGCACATGCGCGAATCGGTGCTGGAATCGATCATGGCCTATGGGCCGTCCTACCATTTCGACATCTCGCTGCCGCTGGCGCGGATTTCCGGCTTTCTCGAGGCGATGGACGCGTCCGCCGCAGCCCTGGGTTTCGAAACGCTCACCATCGGCCATCTCGGCGACGGCAATCTGCACTATGCGCTGGTGAGCCAGGACCAGGACACCTGGAACGCACTGCCGCTCGAAGAAGCCAAGGCGAGGGCGTTCGACCTGCTCAAGCAGCTCAACGGCTCCTTCAGCGCCGAACACGGAATCGGGCAGAGCAAGCTCGATGTCATGCGCGCGCTGAAAGAACCGGCGCAGCTAGATGCCATGCGCGCAATCAAGCGGGCGCTTGACCCGCAGGACATCATGAATCCGGGCAGGCTCATTCCGACAGCGGAATGA
- a CDS encoding MBL fold metallo-hydrolase, which translates to MHNSYAQSPGAAMTGVFRTMPGLALAAAMMVTAAPFQASAQPLFDGCPSGPILERFTDFGRSGKMPPDLGKWLNDADAQKVEPWKPFDNVDYVGVCWVSAWLVHTDEGSVLIDTLYGPFIGQLIDNLKATGTDFADIKYVLMTHGHFDHVGGAAALKPLLPNAKFVMTQGGWDEAIESAKKSEATPRAWEMIEQDVVVEDGDTIELGGNSFKVIETPGHTWGTASYLYDVTDGDQTYRAITIGGLGLNAIDGPPQVEAYIESVDRVRNIVESGDDRVEVHLTTHGFSNDLDENRQKHLARKAGEPNIFVDPQALLNQVATLRAGAVERLEIEKAK; encoded by the coding sequence ATGCACAACTCATATGCCCAGTCCCCTGGGGCAGCGATGACCGGAGTGTTCAGGACAATGCCGGGCCTCGCCCTGGCCGCAGCCATGATGGTGACGGCGGCGCCGTTCCAGGCCTCGGCGCAACCGCTGTTCGATGGCTGTCCGTCAGGCCCGATCCTGGAGCGCTTCACCGATTTCGGACGCAGCGGCAAGATGCCGCCGGATCTGGGCAAATGGCTCAACGATGCTGATGCACAGAAGGTCGAGCCATGGAAACCTTTCGACAATGTCGATTACGTCGGTGTCTGCTGGGTCTCTGCCTGGCTGGTCCACACCGATGAGGGTAGCGTGCTGATCGATACGCTCTATGGCCCTTTCATCGGCCAGTTGATCGACAATCTCAAAGCCACCGGCACGGATTTCGCCGACATCAAATATGTGCTGATGACGCATGGACATTTCGACCATGTCGGGGGCGCGGCTGCGCTCAAGCCGCTGCTGCCCAATGCCAAATTCGTCATGACGCAGGGCGGTTGGGACGAGGCCATCGAATCGGCCAAGAAGTCGGAAGCCACGCCCCGCGCCTGGGAGATGATCGAGCAGGATGTGGTGGTCGAAGATGGCGACACCATCGAGCTTGGCGGCAACAGCTTCAAGGTGATCGAGACGCCGGGCCACACCTGGGGAACGGCATCCTATCTCTATGACGTCACGGATGGCGACCAGACCTATCGCGCCATCACCATCGGCGGCCTCGGCCTCAACGCAATCGACGGTCCGCCCCAGGTGGAAGCCTATATCGAAAGCGTCGACCGGGTGCGCAACATCGTCGAAAGTGGCGATGACCGCGTCGAAGTCCATCTCACCACCCACGGATTTTCCAACGATCTCGATGAAAACCGCCAGAAGCATCTGGCCCGGAAGGCCGGAGAGCCGAACATTTTCGTCGACCCGCAGGCGCTGCTCAATCAGGTCGCGACGCTGCGCGCGGGCGCGGTCGAGCGGCTGGAAATCGAGAAGGCAAAATAG
- a CDS encoding TRAP transporter substrate-binding protein produces MSMLKMSRRRVLGGMAAVLAAPAFVRNAKAAEVTLRLHHFLPPVAPMHSKFFVPWAQEIMDASNGAIEVQIFPAMQLGGKPPQLADQVKNGIVDIAWALPTYTPGRYPVAETMGLPFMVTNAEKTSVALHTLMDEFGGDEYAGMKNLAYWSHDGGKLHMRDKAIRTAADLEGMKIRSPNSAMGELLESMGAEPVFFPVTEMVVGLSNGVIDGCCLPYEVVPPFKLQELTKVSCEAAAGARGLYANTNTLLMNQASYEGLSDDLRGVIDANSGIALSQRIGKTFDEFEAVGRGIVEKNGNEIVEISTDEIAKWQEASKPVYANWQKTLDDAGHDGAAIIARANELLDS; encoded by the coding sequence ATGAGCATGTTGAAAATGTCACGTCGTCGGGTTCTGGGCGGGATGGCTGCGGTCCTTGCTGCCCCGGCTTTCGTCAGGAATGCCAAGGCCGCCGAAGTCACCCTGCGCCTGCACCATTTTCTGCCGCCGGTTGCACCGATGCATTCCAAGTTCTTCGTGCCATGGGCACAGGAAATCATGGATGCGTCCAACGGCGCCATCGAAGTGCAGATATTCCCGGCAATGCAGCTGGGTGGCAAGCCGCCGCAGCTGGCTGACCAGGTCAAGAACGGCATCGTCGATATCGCCTGGGCGCTGCCGACCTATACGCCCGGCCGCTACCCGGTTGCCGAAACCATGGGCTTGCCCTTCATGGTCACCAATGCCGAAAAGACTTCCGTTGCGCTGCACACGCTGATGGATGAGTTCGGCGGCGATGAATATGCCGGCATGAAGAACCTTGCCTATTGGAGCCATGACGGCGGTAAGCTGCACATGCGCGACAAGGCTATCCGCACCGCGGCCGACCTTGAAGGCATGAAGATCCGCAGCCCCAACTCGGCAATGGGCGAACTGCTCGAATCAATGGGCGCCGAGCCGGTGTTCTTCCCGGTCACCGAAATGGTTGTCGGTCTGAGCAACGGCGTCATCGACGGCTGCTGCCTGCCCTATGAAGTGGTGCCGCCGTTCAAGCTGCAGGAACTGACCAAGGTCTCCTGCGAAGCGGCTGCCGGCGCGCGCGGCCTGTATGCCAACACCAACACGTTGCTGATGAATCAGGCCTCATACGAAGGACTGTCAGACGATCTGCGTGGCGTCATCGATGCCAACAGCGGAATCGCCCTGTCCCAGCGCATCGGCAAGACCTTCGACGAGTTCGAAGCGGTCGGCCGCGGAATCGTCGAGAAGAACGGCAACGAGATTGTCGAAATTTCCACCGACGAGATCGCCAAGTGGCAGGAAGCCTCCAAGCCGGTCTATGCCAACTGGCAGAAGACGCTCGATGATGCCGGCCATGATGGTGCGGCGATCATTGCACGCGCCAACGAACTGCTGGACAGCTGA
- a CDS encoding TRAP transporter small permease: MMPAMMVRRSLHAPTNCWTAEHVRLVQSLAGAAGGIFPLHTWLLRLATLSGALGGAVILTVALIVTVSVLMRNIGLRGISGDFELVQMSCVYAAGLFLPLCQLNKGHVMVDLFTNWLPGPVVARIDQFWTFVFAIAWAFLFVYMFRGMEEIRAYDDRSMLLKIPMWWGFIPSIIGAGLSSFIALAQTFFWRDVVAGPTGH, translated from the coding sequence ATGATGCCGGCCATGATGGTGCGGCGATCATTGCACGCGCCAACGAACTGCTGGACAGCTGAACATGTCCGGTTGGTCCAGTCTCTGGCCGGCGCAGCAGGGGGGATATTCCCCCTGCACACCTGGCTGCTGCGACTCGCGACGCTATCGGGCGCGCTGGGTGGCGCCGTCATCCTCACGGTTGCGCTGATTGTCACGGTGTCGGTTCTCATGCGCAATATCGGCCTGCGCGGTATTTCAGGCGATTTCGAGCTTGTGCAGATGTCTTGCGTCTATGCTGCCGGATTGTTCCTGCCGCTGTGTCAGCTCAACAAGGGCCACGTCATGGTCGACCTCTTCACCAACTGGTTGCCCGGACCGGTTGTCGCGCGGATCGACCAGTTCTGGACGTTTGTCTTCGCCATCGCCTGGGCCTTTCTGTTTGTCTACATGTTTCGCGGCATGGAAGAAATCCGGGCCTATGACGACCGGTCGATGCTTTTGAAAATTCCGATGTGGTGGGGATTCATCCCGTCCATCATCGGGGCAGGATTATCGAGCTTCATTGCTCTGGCTCAAACTTTTTTCTGGCGTGATGTGGTCGCCGGGCCGACTGGACACTGA
- a CDS encoding TRAP transporter large permease — protein sequence MDPTLLSVIMVVVLLGAIVLRAPIGLAMGLVGAAGYAALSSTAGLQAYIASAWPDRFLSYELAIVPLFILMGNLATRTGISAALFSASNAWIGHFRGGLAMASVAGCAMFGAISGSSIATASTMARVALPEMRKHKYSDALASGCLAAGGTLGILIPPSIVLIIYALLTEQNIVKLFLAATLPGLLAIVGFLITIAIYVRLYPEEGPSQEPASMRTRIRSLGDVWHIVGIFVVVLGGIYGGFFTPAEGASVGVVLTALAGFVARQLTLEAVITSLIDTAAASAMIFVIIFGADLFNVAMALSRMPTALADWFIAADIAPMVVLLCIVVFYLVMGCVMDSLSMILLTVPVFFPTVMSLDFGLMPEQQAIWFGILTLVVVEVGMITPPVGMNLFIISAIAKDIPTRQIFRGTIPFVIAELVRIVLLISFPWLSYWLVSVWN from the coding sequence ATGGATCCCACACTTCTTTCCGTCATCATGGTCGTGGTTCTGCTCGGCGCCATCGTGCTTCGGGCGCCGATCGGCCTGGCCATGGGCCTCGTCGGCGCGGCCGGCTATGCGGCCCTTTCCAGCACGGCCGGTCTTCAGGCCTATATAGCCTCGGCCTGGCCGGACCGGTTCCTGTCCTATGAACTGGCCATTGTGCCGCTGTTCATTCTGATGGGCAATCTCGCCACCCGCACCGGCATTTCGGCAGCCCTGTTTTCTGCGTCCAATGCCTGGATCGGCCATTTCCGCGGCGGACTGGCCATGGCCTCCGTGGCCGGTTGCGCCATGTTCGGCGCGATTTCCGGATCTTCCATCGCCACCGCCTCGACCATGGCGCGCGTGGCGCTGCCGGAAATGCGCAAGCACAAATATTCGGATGCTTTGGCGTCCGGATGCCTGGCTGCCGGCGGCACGCTGGGGATTCTCATTCCTCCCTCGATCGTGCTGATCATCTATGCGCTGCTGACCGAGCAGAACATCGTGAAACTGTTTCTGGCCGCCACCTTGCCGGGCCTGCTGGCGATCGTCGGCTTCCTGATCACCATCGCCATCTATGTCCGGCTCTATCCCGAGGAAGGCCCGTCGCAAGAGCCGGCCAGCATGCGCACCCGGATCAGGAGTCTGGGCGATGTCTGGCACATTGTCGGCATTTTTGTCGTCGTGCTCGGCGGTATCTATGGCGGATTTTTCACGCCTGCGGAGGGCGCCTCCGTCGGCGTTGTGCTGACGGCACTTGCCGGCTTTGTCGCCCGGCAACTGACGCTCGAGGCGGTGATCACCAGCCTGATCGACACCGCGGCCGCAAGTGCGATGATCTTCGTCATCATCTTCGGCGCCGACCTGTTCAATGTCGCCATGGCGCTGTCGCGGATGCCGACGGCGCTGGCCGACTGGTTCATTGCCGCCGACATCGCACCGATGGTGGTGCTTTTGTGCATCGTTGTCTTCTATCTGGTGATGGGCTGCGTCATGGACAGCCTTTCGATGATTCTGCTGACGGTGCCGGTGTTCTTCCCGACTGTGATGAGCCTTGATTTCGGGTTGATGCCGGAACAGCAGGCAATCTGGTTCGGCATCCTGACGCTGGTGGTCGTCGAGGTCGGCATGATCACGCCGCCGGTCGGCATGAACCTGTTCATCATCTCGGCCATCGCCAAGGATATCCCCACACGCCAAATCTTCCGGGGCACCATTCCCTTTGTCATCGCGGAACTCGTCAGGATCGTGTTGCTGATCTCGTTCCCGTGGCTGAGCTACTGGCTGGTGTCGGTGTGGAATTGA
- a CDS encoding aldehyde dehydrogenase family protein, whose translation MMTYSLTIDGKAVDTQETFDVINPATGDVVAACPQGSVADMDNAVAAARRSFPAWAATPASERQEALGKIADLIEANQQELAALITAEQGKPQAGPGAPFEVGGCIAWTRVTQGLSTGPEVLIDSDEERVELIREPVGVVASITPWNWPLMIAVWHIMPALRAGCTVVMKPSPYTPLSTLKLVQLINEAGILPAGVLNVVTGDAEVGDRISSHPDIDKIAFTGSIATGRRIMERAGSTLKRLTLELGGNDAGIVLPGTDMSGRMEDLFWGSFINAGQTCSCLKRLYVHDEDYDAVCEGLAEFVGGIKVGNGAEPDTLIGPLSNKMQFDKIVELVEDARAKGARILTGGETPNGKGYIYPLTIIADATEDMRVVAEEQFGPILPVIRYTNLGDAIAQANALEVGLGASAWGNDPEEAAKVARKLVAGTRWVNRHGVLNPTVPMGGVKQSGIGVEFGEEGLREYTTVQILSMAK comes from the coding sequence TTGATGACCTATTCACTGACAATCGACGGCAAGGCGGTCGACACGCAAGAGACGTTCGACGTGATCAATCCGGCGACCGGCGACGTTGTCGCGGCCTGCCCGCAGGGCTCGGTCGCGGATATGGACAATGCGGTGGCTGCAGCCAGGCGATCCTTTCCGGCCTGGGCAGCGACGCCGGCTTCGGAGCGTCAGGAGGCGCTGGGCAAGATTGCCGACCTTATTGAAGCCAACCAGCAGGAACTGGCGGCACTGATCACCGCCGAACAGGGCAAGCCGCAGGCTGGCCCCGGCGCGCCTTTCGAGGTTGGCGGCTGCATCGCCTGGACCCGCGTGACGCAAGGGCTTTCGACCGGACCCGAGGTTCTGATCGACAGTGACGAGGAACGGGTGGAGCTGATCCGCGAGCCGGTCGGTGTTGTGGCCTCTATCACGCCCTGGAACTGGCCACTGATGATCGCGGTCTGGCACATCATGCCGGCGCTGAGAGCTGGCTGCACGGTGGTGATGAAACCATCGCCCTATACGCCATTGTCTACCTTGAAGTTGGTGCAATTGATCAACGAGGCGGGTATCCTGCCGGCCGGTGTCCTCAACGTGGTGACCGGTGATGCCGAGGTTGGTGACCGCATCTCCAGCCATCCCGATATCGACAAGATCGCCTTCACCGGCTCGATCGCCACCGGACGCCGGATCATGGAACGGGCAGGCTCGACGCTCAAGCGGCTGACGCTGGAGCTTGGCGGCAATGACGCCGGCATCGTGCTGCCCGGCACCGACATGAGCGGCCGCATGGAAGACCTGTTCTGGGGTTCGTTCATCAATGCCGGCCAGACCTGCTCCTGCCTGAAGCGACTTTATGTGCATGACGAAGACTATGACGCCGTCTGCGAGGGGCTTGCGGAATTCGTAGGCGGGATCAAGGTCGGCAATGGCGCCGAGCCCGATACGCTGATCGGGCCGCTGTCGAACAAGATGCAGTTCGACAAGATTGTCGAGCTGGTCGAAGATGCCCGCGCCAAGGGCGCGCGCATCCTGACCGGTGGCGAGACGCCGAACGGCAAGGGCTATATCTACCCGTTGACCATTATTGCGGACGCGACTGAAGACATGCGCGTCGTTGCCGAAGAGCAATTCGGTCCGATCCTGCCGGTGATCCGCTATACCAATCTCGGTGACGCAATCGCTCAGGCCAATGCGCTGGAAGTAGGCCTCGGAGCATCGGCTTGGGGCAATGACCCGGAAGAAGCAGCCAAGGTTGCGCGCAAGCTGGTTGCGGGCACACGCTGGGTCAACCGGCACGGGGTTCTCAACCCGACGGTTCCCATGGGCGGGGTGAAGCAATCGGGCATCGGCGTCGAATTCGGCGAAGAAGGCTTGCGCGAATACACCACCGTCCAGATTCTCAGCATGGCAAAGTAG
- a CDS encoding thiamine pyrophosphate-dependent enzyme, which translates to MTRMTTGEVMAKSLIANGVDTVFGIPGAHMYDFNDAIAREAESIRFIHTRHEQGAGYMAYGYAKSTGRVGAYTVVPGPGLLNSGAALCTAYGANAPVMCLTGNIMSHLIGQGRGQLHELPDHLGTLKGLTKWAERINHPTEAGAVMGEGFKQMLSGRQRPVGIEAPWDVFGMAADVDMPEAAQPIAAPRPDPEAVEKAAALIREASNPMIMLGSGAIGAEAEVAELARLLQAPVTAHRSGKGVLTDDDPLALLPPAAWHYWQTCDLLIGIGSRLELQYFRWRWMPEGLKVVRVDIDPTEMVRLKPDVGLVTDSAAGVRALIDELKRLPERASREAELGKLKEDAVEALSSVQPQEGYLRVIRDVLPRDGFFVEEVSQVGFTARMCFPVYAARQYVTCGYQDNLGFGFNTALGVKVGNPDKAVVSVSGDGGFMFGVQELATAKQFNIAVVAIVFNNSAYGNVRRDQQTVYGNRLLGADLENPDFVALAQSFGVMAMKADSPEDLRGKLAEALQANEPVVIEVSIPRGSDTSPWPFIHPAPLA; encoded by the coding sequence ATGACCCGCATGACCACCGGCGAAGTAATGGCCAAGTCGCTCATTGCCAATGGCGTGGATACCGTCTTCGGCATTCCCGGCGCGCATATGTATGATTTCAACGATGCGATCGCGCGCGAAGCCGAAAGCATCCGCTTCATTCATACCCGCCATGAGCAGGGCGCGGGCTACATGGCCTATGGCTACGCGAAATCCACCGGACGGGTGGGCGCCTATACGGTGGTGCCGGGGCCGGGTCTTTTGAATTCCGGTGCAGCGCTCTGCACAGCCTATGGTGCGAACGCGCCGGTGATGTGCCTGACCGGCAACATCATGTCGCATCTGATCGGGCAGGGCCGGGGACAGTTGCACGAATTGCCGGATCACCTAGGAACGCTCAAAGGGCTGACCAAATGGGCCGAGCGGATCAATCATCCGACCGAGGCCGGGGCCGTGATGGGTGAGGGTTTCAAGCAGATGCTGTCGGGCCGTCAGCGGCCTGTCGGTATTGAAGCGCCGTGGGATGTGTTCGGCATGGCGGCGGACGTCGACATGCCCGAGGCCGCGCAGCCAATCGCCGCTCCGCGTCCGGATCCCGAGGCGGTGGAAAAAGCCGCAGCACTGATCCGCGAAGCCAGCAACCCGATGATCATGCTCGGCTCCGGCGCCATTGGTGCGGAAGCCGAAGTTGCTGAACTGGCGCGGCTGCTGCAGGCGCCGGTCACTGCGCATCGCTCGGGCAAGGGCGTGTTGACGGATGATGACCCGCTTGCGCTGCTGCCGCCGGCGGCCTGGCATTACTGGCAGACGTGCGATCTGCTGATCGGCATCGGATCGCGGCTGGAGCTGCAATATTTCCGCTGGCGCTGGATGCCCGAGGGGCTGAAGGTCGTGCGCGTCGATATTGATCCGACCGAGATGGTGCGATTGAAACCCGATGTCGGACTGGTCACGGATTCCGCTGCCGGCGTCCGGGCATTGATTGACGAACTCAAGCGGTTGCCGGAGCGGGCTTCGCGCGAAGCCGAGCTTGGAAAGCTGAAAGAGGATGCCGTAGAGGCGCTGAGCAGCGTTCAGCCGCAGGAAGGCTATCTGCGGGTGATCCGCGATGTGCTGCCGCGCGACGGGTTCTTTGTCGAGGAAGTCTCCCAGGTCGGCTTTACCGCAAGGATGTGCTTCCCGGTCTATGCGGCAAGGCAATATGTCACCTGCGGCTATCAGGACAATCTCGGCTTCGGCTTCAACACCGCGCTGGGCGTGAAAGTCGGCAATCCCGACAAGGCGGTCGTGTCGGTGTCCGGCGACGGCGGCTTCATGTTCGGTGTACAGGAACTTGCGACAGCCAAGCAATTCAACATTGCCGTCGTGGCCATCGTCTTCAACAATTCGGCCTATGGCAATGTCCGCCGCGATCAGCAGACGGTATACGGCAACCGGCTGCTCGGTGCGGATCTGGAAAACCCGGATTTTGTTGCCCTGGCCCAATCCTTTGGCGTCATGGCGATGAAAGCCGACAGCCCGGAAGATCTTCGCGGGAAACTGGCCGAAGCATTGCAGGCCAATGAGCCCGTGGTGATCGAAGTCAGCATTCCGCGCGGATCGGACACCTCGCCCTGGCCGTTCATTCATCCGGCGCCGTTGGCTTGA
- a CDS encoding crotonase/enoyl-CoA hydratase family protein: MTKSSDMLLVTTDGPVATLTMNRPAKRNAMCDELLAALEAFFTAPTEGVRAVILTGTAGHYCSGLDLSEHVSRDAEGTMRHSRNWHRVMDIIQFSGLPVVSAMFGAVIGGGLELATSTHVRIAEPSTIFQLPEGMRGIFVGGGATVRVGRIIGSDRMCEMMLTGRKYNAEEGLALGLTHYAVGDGEAMALAQKLATRIANNASLSNYMMIQAISRISDMSKSDGLFAESLCAAVSQTSADAEEGLKSFLEKRRPVFR; the protein is encoded by the coding sequence ATGACAAAGTCCAGTGACATGCTGTTGGTGACGACCGATGGACCGGTTGCCACCCTGACCATGAACCGCCCGGCCAAGCGCAATGCCATGTGCGATGAGCTCCTTGCCGCACTCGAAGCCTTCTTCACTGCGCCGACCGAGGGTGTCCGGGCGGTTATTCTGACCGGCACCGCCGGGCATTACTGTTCCGGCCTCGATCTGTCCGAGCATGTCTCGCGCGATGCCGAAGGCACCATGCGCCATTCCCGCAATTGGCACCGGGTGATGGACATCATCCAGTTCTCAGGCCTTCCGGTGGTTTCTGCCATGTTCGGCGCCGTCATCGGCGGCGGGCTGGAACTTGCCACATCAACCCATGTGCGGATTGCCGAGCCTTCAACCATCTTCCAGCTGCCCGAAGGCATGCGCGGCATCTTCGTCGGCGGCGGCGCCACGGTTCGTGTTGGCCGCATCATTGGCTCTGACCGGATGTGCGAGATGATGCTGACCGGGCGCAAGTACAATGCCGAGGAAGGTCTGGCGCTGGGGCTGACGCATTATGCCGTCGGTGACGGCGAGGCGATGGCGCTGGCCCAGAAGCTGGCGACCCGGATTGCCAACAATGCCAGCCTGTCCAACTACATGATGATCCAGGCAATCAGCCGGATTTCCGACATGTCGAAATCGGACGGGCTGTTCGCCGAAAGCCTCTGCGCTGCAGTCTCACAGACCAGCGCGGATGCCGAGGAAGGCCTGAAATCCTTCCTCGAAAAGCGCCGGCCGGTGTTCAGGTAG
- a CDS encoding MarR family winged helix-turn-helix transcriptional regulator, whose protein sequence is MTKRATDPAGKDEQLAQTRLRQFVGYEMKMAYLLIQQDMLRILKPTGLRIVTFSALGIVVENPDISQTQLAQALQIERSGVVVIVDELENADLISRNKVEGDRRSYALRATLKGRNLWSRTEKRVHEHEDGILSALSGAERETLKLLLGRIIEDNRNR, encoded by the coding sequence ATGACAAAGCGCGCAACGGATCCAGCGGGAAAAGATGAACAACTGGCGCAAACCCGGCTCCGCCAGTTTGTCGGCTATGAGATGAAGATGGCCTATCTGCTGATCCAGCAGGACATGCTGCGGATTCTCAAGCCCACTGGCCTCAGAATCGTGACATTTTCCGCCCTCGGTATCGTTGTCGAGAACCCGGACATTTCACAGACCCAGCTGGCGCAGGCGCTGCAGATCGAGCGATCCGGCGTGGTCGTCATCGTTGACGAACTGGAAAATGCCGACCTGATCTCGCGCAACAAGGTTGAAGGCGACCGTCGCTCCTATGCGCTGCGGGCGACCCTGAAGGGCCGCAACCTGTGGAGCCGCACCGAAAAGCGCGTCCATGAACACGAAGACGGCATCCTGTCTGCCCTGTCCGGGGCGGAACGCGAGACGCTGAAATTGCTGCTCGGCCGCATCATTGAAGACAATCGCAATCGCTGA